The Gossypium hirsutum isolate 1008001.06 unplaced genomic scaffold, Gossypium_hirsutum_v2.1 scaffold_1320, whole genome shotgun sequence genome segment aattaccaaatttaagaattataaacTATTGTTACTATTAATTAATGGTTACTAATTCTACcatcattttttttctataaaaaatatatattgcaaAGGAAAAAAGATATTAacctataaaaaaaatatataaatgggaGATACTGGGTGAAGCAAAACCTTGTTAATCTCCGTTCTTCCATGAAAGATAGAACTCCCTATTCTTAAGTATTCATAAATCCAAAAATGAATTATAGGGATGGAGCTTTGATTTCGTATCCTTAATCACCGTAAATCCATATCCtccacttttttctttttcttttttttgcattACTAATTTTACCCCTTTAATCTGCCTTTATAAACCTCACTTAACCAAGCCAAAAACACATATCTTGTTGTTTTCCATTGAAGCATTTCCTCTAtagttttttactttttaatcccTTTTCCTCATTTTTGCAACAGAATTTTTTTCCATTGCACATCTAATTTAAGAGGAAAATGACTTTCAGTGGAACAACAGAGAAATGCAAGGCTTGTGATAAGACTGTTcatgttattgatttattaaCAGCTGACGGCATTTCTTATCATAAGACTTGCTTCAAATGTAGCCATTGCCATGGTGTGCTGGTGGTATATTTCTTCTGTTAATCCCTACCTCTTGTTTGTTTTCATGAATTAAAATTAGATAGTCACATTTCTTTTTATAAACAGATGGGAAACTATTGCTCAATGGACGGTGTCCTGTATTGTAAGCCACACTTTGAGCAACTTTTCAAGGAAACTGGCACTTACCAAAATAAGAATGCAAAACCCTCATCCGAAAAGTCAAATGGAACGGTACTTTACTTCTTTTCGAAAATAAGGTTACGATATTGAGATTCGAATTTACATGTTGATTATTTTGGCAGGGAAAGGCTCCTAGCAAATTCGCATCATTCTTCTCTGGTACACAAGACAAATGCGGTGTCTGTAAGAAAACTGCATACCCCTTAGAGAAGGTGACTGTGGAAGGAGAAAACTACCATAAATCATGCTTTAGGTGTTCACATGGAGGTTGTGTGCTTACACCATCAACATATGCTGCATTGGAAGGCTTCCTTTACTGCAAGCATCACTTTTCACAACTCTTCAAAGAGAAAGGCACCTATGCTCATCTTACAGAGACATCTGCTTCCAAGAAAAGTTCAGCAGCACCTTCACCCGAAGTAAGGTCTGAAGCTGAATCAGATTCCGAATCAAAACTAAAAGAAGATGAATCACAACCTAAAGCCGAAGCAGCAGAAGAAGAAACAGAAGCATGAAGCTAGTACTGGAATACTCATTGAACCTTCAAGGGAAATCTTTAAAACGCAGGCAAATTTTAAGTCTAATGAGACGTAGGGAGGGTCTTGTGTACGGCGTAATTTTTTTTTCAGGGTTCAAATTTTCACCATTGCATAGCAATCGAAATCAATTGGATTCATTCTTTCATTGCTTTACATGTTTGTTTCAAATCTCTTACTCTctcttccttttccttttctttgctAAGCACTTTCTTCCAAATCAATACTTAATaggaaatttataaaatatgtaacaccccgacccGTGTCCATCGacggattagagttacgaggcattaccgatcaaaatttaatatcataaatCAAGCAATTATCCAAACATTTATGtcatttcaatttactaactatactacatataatacacattattttcaaattaggCTTAACTATactaatttataaaactatttacAAATATGCTAAACACATCACACTACCATATAAATAACCGAAATTTTTGCATAAGcttaaacatcatatatatatatcaaatagatCACAACCATAAAACCAAACTTAACCAAAatgaataagccattttcgcatggctcaaattCACACATcctaaaattaaacatataaactagactatacatgccataggttcgaattcaaaatttataaaataccaaagacagtcgatagtgtgatagactatgctgatgatccccgagctcgtaacgcgactccaaaatctataaaacagagtaaacaaatacaaacacacattaagctattaaagcttagtaagttatacgcaaaaaaaattaaaattcattatatataaaTGCATAATAATACTTATTCCATCATTAAGATAAATAAACCAAATATCCTAATATTTCGTACCATCTAACACTATAAAAAAAAGATCacattgtattttcatataaacaaaccatatggccaaatacacataaatatttagcaaagccaaatattcaataaatcattatGTCAAAACATGCTTATATTCAAATGGTAAACTCATACaatatatttcatttgaaac includes the following:
- the LOC107930019 gene encoding LIM domain-containing protein WLIM2b — translated: MTFSGTTEKCKACDKTVHVIDLLTADGISYHKTCFKCSHCHGVLVMGNYCSMDGVLYCKPHFEQLFKETGTYQNKNAKPSSEKSNGTGKAPSKFASFFSGTQDKCGVCKKTAYPLEKVTVEGENYHKSCFRCSHGGCVLTPSTYAALEGFLYCKHHFSQLFKEKGTYAHLTETSASKKSSAAPSPEVRSEAESDSESKLKEDESQPKAEAAEEETEA